From Bdellovibrio bacteriovorus, a single genomic window includes:
- a CDS encoding NADPH-dependent FMN reductase, with protein MKYIISGTDRPDSNTLKISKHIQSVYHSLGEQVEIIDLKELKKHLHDDIHYGKTSDAMKPYLDKVLSSEGLIVVCPEYNGSMPGILKYFIDHLKFPESFEFRPVCFVGLGGMFGALRPVEHLQQVFGYRNAYVYPERVFIMNVHKILTAEGLVQDELIKQLLEKQAKGFKKFTEALGAFKIDANALIEQKKQK; from the coding sequence ATGAAGTACATTATCTCAGGCACTGATCGTCCTGACTCCAACACTCTTAAAATTTCAAAACACATTCAGTCTGTCTATCACTCTTTGGGAGAGCAGGTAGAAATCATCGATTTGAAAGAACTGAAAAAACATCTGCACGATGACATTCACTATGGAAAAACAAGCGATGCGATGAAGCCTTATTTGGACAAAGTTCTTTCTAGCGAAGGTTTGATTGTTGTGTGTCCAGAGTACAATGGCTCTATGCCCGGCATTCTAAAATACTTCATCGATCACTTGAAGTTCCCAGAGTCTTTCGAATTCCGTCCTGTTTGTTTTGTCGGTTTAGGTGGAATGTTCGGAGCGCTTCGTCCGGTGGAGCATTTACAGCAGGTCTTTGGGTATCGGAACGCCTATGTTTATCCAGAGCGTGTCTTTATTATGAATGTTCATAAGATTTTAACTGCCGAGGGGTTGGTTCAAGACGAACTGATCAAGCAGCTTTTAGAAAAGCAGGCAAAAGGATTTAAAAAGTTCACCGAAGCTTTGGGTGCCTTTAAAATCGACGCCAATGCTCTTATCGAGCAAAAGAAGCAGAAGTAG
- a CDS encoding patatin-like phospholipase family protein encodes MSVGLVLSGGGARAAYQAGVIAAIAEIAEKNGVQQLFNYYTGVSAGAINATMLASTPECQITTGTKKLLNLWSHVTAEQVYVTDPFHLSFGGMKWLTDLSMGGMKPTSHRRALLDTTPLKSLLREHCDFSNIQKNIEAKKFSALAVSALDYFTTSTVTFVQGTKEIPSWQRVRRQSEVSQITSDHLLASSAIPLLFPPVTIGHRHYGDGCIRNHSPCGPAIYMGAKKIIAIGVRKKQDLCYTSHHVQDVKPPTVGRVVSVLLHAVMMDGLEVDIERIERINSNILKLSEKEQSSLSVRPIEYIWISPSRDLSQIASNKVERLPRMIRYLLRGLGSLQDASEIASFLLFDSEYCKTLTEIGYEDGLQQKEQIEHLLLG; translated from the coding sequence ATGTCGGTAGGTCTAGTGCTCTCAGGTGGCGGCGCGCGAGCTGCTTATCAGGCAGGTGTGATTGCTGCTATCGCCGAAATAGCGGAAAAAAATGGCGTTCAGCAACTCTTTAACTACTATACGGGAGTCAGTGCGGGGGCCATCAATGCGACGATGCTAGCTTCCACCCCCGAATGCCAAATCACAACAGGGACAAAAAAACTTTTAAATCTTTGGAGTCACGTCACCGCGGAACAAGTCTATGTTACGGATCCTTTTCATCTTTCGTTTGGTGGTATGAAATGGCTCACGGATCTTTCCATGGGCGGAATGAAACCGACATCGCATCGGCGCGCGCTCTTAGATACAACGCCCTTAAAATCCTTACTGCGTGAGCACTGCGATTTTTCAAACATTCAAAAAAATATCGAAGCAAAGAAGTTTTCGGCCTTGGCGGTATCTGCCCTGGATTATTTCACGACGTCGACCGTAACTTTCGTACAAGGAACGAAAGAGATTCCCTCCTGGCAAAGAGTGCGTCGTCAATCCGAAGTCAGTCAAATCACTTCGGATCACTTGCTTGCCTCCTCGGCCATCCCCCTTTTGTTTCCGCCAGTCACCATAGGGCATCGACATTATGGAGACGGCTGTATTCGCAACCATTCTCCGTGTGGCCCGGCGATCTATATGGGCGCTAAGAAGATCATCGCAATCGGAGTCCGAAAAAAACAGGATCTTTGTTACACGTCTCATCACGTGCAAGATGTGAAACCTCCCACCGTCGGTCGCGTTGTCAGCGTTTTATTGCATGCCGTGATGATGGATGGTCTTGAGGTGGATATTGAGCGCATCGAACGAATTAATTCAAACATCCTCAAACTTTCAGAAAAAGAGCAATCATCTCTTTCCGTGCGGCCCATTGAATACATTTGGATATCCCCTTCACGAGATCTTTCGCAGATTGCCTCGAATAAAGTGGAACGATTGCCGCGCATGATTCGTTATCTTTTGCGAGGATTGGGCTCTCTTCAAGACGCCAGCGAGATCGCAAGCTTCTTACTTTTTGATTCTGAATACTGCAAAACGCTGACAGAGATCGGATATGAAGACGGGCTTCAACAAAAAGAGCAGATCGAACATCTGCTCTTAGGTTGA
- a CDS encoding PilZ domain-containing protein: MANSKIWFILSEGQVNGPFDHEEIETRLASAKEPQIWGRGQSEWMNPIRWRQSLKESFQTLPSASATSEPQGFWKVRIEGKEKSPMKYSELIAYLKTLNDFSAVDICADSSGIWREVYAVPRVVEDLGISRRSHPRVPIVGTLNCEGTKGPFSCRVISISEGGLGINDARDLQIGERFEGSLTSPNLYVTVNATCEVVYVGNDGYAGLRFVGLPDEFKSSIIEYVNKFATV, encoded by the coding sequence GTGGCGAACTCGAAGATTTGGTTTATTCTCTCAGAAGGACAAGTCAATGGGCCTTTTGATCATGAAGAAATAGAAACTCGCCTGGCTTCAGCAAAAGAACCTCAAATTTGGGGCCGGGGCCAAAGTGAATGGATGAATCCGATTCGCTGGCGCCAATCACTGAAAGAGTCCTTCCAAACTTTACCATCCGCTTCCGCCACCTCCGAGCCGCAAGGCTTTTGGAAGGTTCGCATTGAGGGGAAAGAAAAATCCCCCATGAAATACTCTGAACTCATTGCCTATTTAAAAACACTGAATGATTTTTCGGCTGTGGACATCTGCGCTGATAGCAGTGGTATTTGGCGTGAAGTCTATGCCGTCCCCCGCGTCGTTGAAGACCTGGGAATCAGCCGCCGGTCTCATCCTCGTGTGCCGATTGTAGGGACGTTGAATTGCGAAGGGACTAAGGGACCTTTCTCGTGTCGGGTCATTTCCATCAGTGAAGGCGGTTTAGGAATCAATGATGCCCGCGATTTGCAGATCGGCGAACGCTTTGAAGGCTCACTGACTAGCCCGAATCTTTATGTTACAGTCAATGCCACCTGTGAAGTCGTTTACGTCGGCAATGATGGCTATGCCGGTCTTCGCTTTGTAGGACTTCCCGATGAATTTAAAAGTTCCATCATTGAATACGTGAATAAATTTGCCACGGTTTAA
- a CDS encoding MFS transporter: MDFKKLVSARFFFTFAVQMQAVILGWRIYDLLKDPLYLGFIGLTEAIPAIGFALYAGYLVDRLRPLMVYRRVIFVSLLSGLVVLAEHLFAHDMNVSTQVGLLYFAAFLTGLARAFSQPAIFAIVPRLVERGLLMRASAVSSSVMQVARIGGPAVGGLIFGFWGPVASSSIVCILLVIASVSLMLIRKDLPAPEQTVQHASIKDELLSGGKFVFKHPILLPALSLDMISVLFGGVTALLPIFANEILFVGPKGLGILRAAPAIGATMMSLYLSRTNGMRTGRWLLSAVTGFGFCILVFGLSTNFYLSVAALALSGSFDSISMVIRSAAVQLSSPDHMRGKISAVNSIFIGSSNEIGELESGIAAKLLGTVPAVYFGGIMCILTVGLIGYLSPSLRKLDLEKLQAT; encoded by the coding sequence TTGGATTTTAAGAAACTCGTCAGTGCCCGCTTCTTCTTTACTTTCGCCGTGCAAATGCAAGCCGTCATTCTTGGGTGGCGTATTTATGATCTCTTGAAAGATCCGTTGTATTTAGGATTTATCGGCTTAACGGAGGCGATTCCGGCGATTGGCTTTGCTCTGTATGCGGGATACCTGGTGGATCGTTTACGCCCCTTGATGGTTTATCGTCGAGTCATTTTCGTGAGCTTGCTTTCAGGTCTCGTGGTACTAGCGGAGCATCTTTTCGCACACGACATGAATGTGTCTACTCAAGTGGGGCTTCTATACTTCGCCGCTTTCTTAACGGGTCTTGCCCGTGCGTTTTCTCAACCGGCGATCTTTGCGATTGTGCCAAGACTGGTGGAGCGCGGTCTTCTTATGCGCGCCAGTGCTGTTTCAAGCTCGGTGATGCAAGTAGCCCGCATCGGTGGGCCTGCGGTTGGTGGATTGATCTTTGGCTTCTGGGGACCTGTCGCCTCTTCAAGTATTGTTTGCATCTTGTTGGTGATAGCTTCAGTTTCTCTGATGTTAATTCGTAAGGACTTACCAGCACCGGAACAAACCGTGCAGCATGCTTCAATCAAAGATGAACTTCTTTCTGGCGGAAAATTCGTTTTCAAACACCCGATTCTTCTGCCGGCCTTGTCTTTGGATATGATCTCGGTTCTTTTTGGAGGCGTGACCGCCCTTCTTCCCATCTTCGCGAATGAAATTCTTTTTGTAGGACCCAAAGGACTAGGCATATTAAGAGCGGCACCAGCTATCGGTGCAACCATGATGAGTCTTTACTTATCTAGAACAAATGGAATGCGCACCGGACGATGGCTTTTAAGTGCAGTTACCGGTTTTGGTTTTTGCATCTTGGTGTTTGGCTTAAGTACGAATTTTTATTTATCTGTAGCTGCTCTAGCGCTCAGTGGAAGCTTCGACAGCATCAGCATGGTGATTCGCTCTGCCGCCGTCCAGCTGTCTTCCCCGGATCATATGCGTGGAAAGATCTCGGCCGTGAATTCAATCTTTATCGGCTCATCAAACGAAATTGGCGAACTTGAATCTGGGATAGCCGCAAAGCTTTTAGGAACTGTGCCCGCTGTTTATTTTGGTGGGATCATGTGCATTCTGACGGTCGGATTGATCGGCTATCTATCACCTTCTTTGCGGAAACTGGATCTTGAAAAACTTCAGGCGACTTAA
- a CDS encoding potassium transporter Kup, with amino-acid sequence MVSLSALGVVFGDIGTSPLYALRECFGGEYGLHPTPENIIGILSLIFWTMIIMICVKYMAFVMRADNKGEGGILSLMALAVRSQQHKDLTRRRWLMTILGLFGAALLYGDGMITPAISVLSAMEGLTYVAPSFEPYIVPLTIFVINALFLMQKYGTGKIGVIFGPILMLWFATLAVLGIHSMAENTHIFEALLPHHALEFFLRNGWHGFIVLGSVVLVVTGGEALYADMGHFGKRPIRLAWFFVALPALTLNYFGQGALLLNNAEAVSNPFYLMAPKWALLPLVILATTATVIASQALISGIFSITRQAIQLGFCPRISIVHTSSQEIGQIYVPSVNWTLFLGVVWLVLTFKSSSHLAAAYGIAVTGTMVITTILAFEVARQKWHWSLLKASAIFGSFFIVDMAFFAANVRKVTHGGWVPLVIGLVIYLLMTTWQKGRQVLFRRLKERSMPIEEFCQKLLREPPLRAPGTAIYMSGDPWGVPVPLLHNLKHNKVLHQRVAILTIQTREVPFVSKKDRVSIQEVIPNMYRILAYYGFMEIPKMKHILEACRSKDIHFNVTDTTFVLGRETIIADKSANRPDEPGMPHWRERLFAIMSKNAQRPTAFFRIPPNQVIEVGIQVEI; translated from the coding sequence ATGGTCTCATTGAGCGCGCTCGGCGTGGTCTTTGGGGACATCGGTACAAGTCCTCTTTACGCTCTTCGCGAATGCTTTGGTGGTGAATATGGATTGCATCCGACACCGGAAAATATCATCGGTATTTTATCTCTGATTTTTTGGACGATGATCATCATGATCTGCGTGAAGTACATGGCTTTTGTCATGCGCGCAGATAATAAAGGTGAAGGTGGAATTCTTTCTTTGATGGCTCTTGCTGTGCGCAGCCAGCAACATAAAGATCTGACTCGCCGTCGTTGGCTCATGACGATTCTGGGTCTTTTCGGTGCGGCACTTTTATACGGTGACGGGATGATCACTCCCGCGATTTCGGTTCTTTCGGCGATGGAGGGTTTAACTTACGTCGCTCCTAGTTTTGAACCTTACATCGTTCCTTTAACCATCTTTGTGATCAATGCTCTTTTCTTAATGCAGAAATACGGAACGGGAAAAATCGGAGTTATCTTCGGTCCTATTCTGATGTTGTGGTTTGCGACATTGGCCGTATTAGGTATTCACTCGATGGCGGAAAATACGCATATCTTTGAAGCTTTGCTTCCGCATCACGCTTTGGAATTTTTCCTGCGCAATGGTTGGCATGGCTTCATCGTTCTTGGCTCAGTTGTTCTAGTGGTTACCGGTGGAGAGGCTCTTTACGCCGACATGGGACACTTTGGAAAACGTCCGATTCGTTTGGCGTGGTTTTTTGTCGCGCTTCCGGCTTTGACGCTGAATTACTTCGGTCAAGGGGCTTTGCTTCTTAATAATGCCGAAGCTGTTTCAAATCCGTTCTATCTTATGGCGCCGAAGTGGGCGTTGTTGCCATTAGTAATTTTAGCGACGACAGCGACTGTGATCGCCTCACAAGCTTTGATCTCGGGAATTTTTTCCATCACTCGTCAGGCGATTCAATTGGGATTCTGTCCTCGTATTTCAATTGTTCATACTTCAAGCCAAGAGATTGGTCAGATCTATGTGCCTTCTGTGAACTGGACACTTTTCTTAGGTGTTGTGTGGTTGGTTTTGACTTTCAAATCATCAAGTCACTTAGCCGCGGCCTATGGTATTGCGGTGACAGGAACAATGGTTATTACAACCATTCTAGCCTTTGAAGTGGCTCGACAAAAATGGCATTGGAGTTTGCTTAAGGCGTCTGCGATCTTTGGATCATTCTTTATTGTCGACATGGCTTTTTTTGCGGCGAATGTCCGAAAGGTCACTCATGGAGGCTGGGTGCCTTTAGTGATTGGTCTTGTGATTTATCTTTTGATGACGACATGGCAGAAGGGCCGTCAGGTGCTTTTCCGTCGCTTAAAAGAAAGATCCATGCCTATTGAAGAGTTCTGTCAAAAGCTCTTAAGAGAACCGCCATTGCGTGCGCCAGGAACTGCGATCTATATGTCCGGAGATCCTTGGGGTGTGCCTGTGCCATTGTTGCACAATCTAAAACACAACAAGGTTCTGCATCAGCGTGTGGCGATTTTAACTATTCAAACGCGCGAAGTGCCTTTTGTTTCCAAGAAAGATCGTGTGTCCATCCAGGAAGTCATTCCAAATATGTACCGCATTCTGGCGTATTATGGATTTATGGAAATCCCTAAGATGAAGCACATCTTAGAAGCGTGCCGTTCAAAAGACATTCACTTCAATGTCACGGATACGACATTTGTTTTAGGTCGAGAAACTATCATCGCCGACAAGAGCGCCAATCGTCCGGATGAGCCGGGGATGCCACATTGGCGTGAGCGTCTGTTTGCCATTATGTCGAAGAATGCACAAAGACCAACGGCGTTCTTTAGAATCCCTCCGAACCAAGTTATTGAAGTGGGAATTCAAGTAGAAATCTAA
- a CDS encoding YceI family protein translates to MMKLVLSALLVLSAVSAQAADVYKIDTKASTVAWKGTKKVGSAHDGAIAVKEGDVTVDKGQLKSANIVIDMATITNNDVKDAEYNKKLVGHLSNDDFFNVPKFPTSTFKLTKVTPKSKEEVTVKGELTIKGVTQPIEFPAKVVVGKDTVTGTAVVKVDRTKWGIKYGSGNFFKELAGDKIISDEFELNLNLVAKK, encoded by the coding sequence ATGATGAAACTAGTTTTGAGTGCATTGTTGGTTCTTTCGGCTGTTTCTGCTCAGGCGGCTGATGTTTATAAAATTGATACGAAGGCTTCGACTGTTGCTTGGAAGGGCACTAAGAAAGTTGGAAGTGCTCATGATGGCGCTATCGCGGTTAAAGAAGGTGATGTGACTGTTGATAAAGGACAGTTGAAATCAGCTAATATCGTTATTGATATGGCTACTATCACAAACAACGATGTGAAGGATGCTGAATACAATAAGAAACTTGTGGGTCACCTTTCTAACGATGACTTCTTTAACGTTCCAAAATTCCCGACTTCTACTTTCAAACTTACTAAAGTGACTCCAAAATCTAAAGAGGAAGTCACTGTCAAAGGTGAGTTGACGATCAAAGGTGTGACTCAACCTATCGAGTTCCCAGCGAAAGTTGTTGTGGGTAAAGATACTGTCACTGGCACTGCGGTTGTTAAAGTAGACCGTACTAAATGGGGTATCAAATACGGTTCAGGCAACTTCTTTAAAGAACTTGCTGGCGATAAAATCATCAGCGATGAGTTCGAATTGAACTTGAACCTGGTTGCTAAGAAGTAA
- a CDS encoding outer membrane lipoprotein-sorting protein, with product MKKTKLEKTNFPDSVKRISISTLLLVFVVTLLSLFALPKLQTQYSLKQFLPQDNPLLKRDEHTRQLFQLPDSQPFIITAKISHPSETWFEKDKIQSLERLTELLAHFPGVKNTLSLATVQGAINSDDGLSVGPLLKNLPSEKWATETTNNPLISPTLVSKDGRTASVIVNVKSLNTSEILHLRQNLEVTANAAVPFSKVEIGGTPAVQTDVGVLLQTEIRNFVVLGFLACFLVLGLIFSNWSPLIISFVVILCANIIVLAIMALAGYPFSILSSTIPILTTVDVVSLCIHTLLRYSEERKNQPHATHHELVTYTFKTLLGPNFIASMTTMIGFLALLTVKVPLIRDYGITAAISIMTGWVVTTLLLFPMLYFLPGPKARLWAWSKARWGLYLFRRSGVWAFLIILVSSALAIKGQSLSWSARLFDDLPANHQVRLSTETIDKELGGMIPIDVELKGSSETWNDPKLLARLDQLLSDIRAMKGVGSVVGLPDLVAAANIHHSRLPASRSSTAEVFFLYSLSSNSPLKNFLNTDSSNTRISVRTQDLPGNELHSLVLNIKQLTEQKFPELKVEVTGMGSTIHHLNNELSHELIFGFWQSMAAICLLLIFVFRSVRWALVACIPNLVPPAALLGFLALSQTPIKPSVAIIFSIALGLAFNNTVYLLERLRAIQKKYPRSRELEIEKTLWREGNPCLISSMTLLAGFSVFMASYFAMNRIFGFYMLLSMLAGLVGDLILLPTLLKSCPWLLNSVPWKKEKIMATASALFMAFFISFSPTPTFAQQADNAPTVEQIGEQMSQRLRSKDEEFQVSMKIIEADGSSKDREMHIWRLSPSKKEHYLMVRMQKPQDLKGTALLATLKNDQEEKWIYLPSSKQTRRLTGESGQGGILGSELSTEDFDFNREQGAKNILKKTVEVKGKKYFLIESDVNSTSANYSKIISFVQADEYLPMKSECYDKQGKLLKVLDVVGYKKVSPTKWRASKIKIRNMQNKRGTEITLSGVKLDQGLKTSRFTPKALSEN from the coding sequence ATGAAGAAAACGAAATTGGAAAAAACGAACTTCCCTGATTCCGTCAAAAGAATCTCCATTTCAACTTTACTTTTAGTTTTTGTAGTTACGTTATTAAGCTTATTTGCTCTTCCTAAATTGCAAACTCAGTACAGCTTGAAGCAGTTTCTTCCTCAGGATAATCCGCTATTGAAGAGAGATGAACATACAAGACAGCTTTTTCAACTTCCAGATTCACAACCGTTCATCATTACAGCAAAGATTTCTCATCCTAGCGAGACCTGGTTTGAAAAAGATAAAATTCAAAGCTTAGAAAGACTCACAGAACTTCTCGCTCACTTTCCTGGTGTTAAGAACACGTTAAGCCTGGCGACTGTTCAAGGTGCCATCAATAGCGACGATGGTCTGAGTGTAGGACCTTTATTAAAAAATCTTCCTTCGGAAAAATGGGCCACCGAGACTACTAATAATCCTCTTATTTCACCGACTCTAGTTTCTAAGGATGGGCGCACGGCTTCTGTCATTGTCAATGTGAAGTCGCTGAATACTTCAGAGATCTTACATCTTCGCCAGAATTTAGAAGTCACCGCAAACGCGGCCGTTCCTTTTTCTAAGGTAGAAATCGGCGGAACTCCCGCTGTGCAGACAGACGTAGGTGTGCTGCTACAGACAGAGATTCGCAATTTCGTCGTCTTGGGATTTTTAGCCTGTTTCTTAGTATTAGGTTTAATTTTTTCAAACTGGTCGCCACTGATCATTTCATTTGTCGTGATTCTCTGCGCGAACATTATTGTTTTAGCGATCATGGCACTGGCGGGTTATCCGTTTTCAATTCTTTCGAGCACAATTCCCATTCTGACGACGGTGGACGTCGTCTCGCTGTGTATACATACGTTGCTGCGCTATTCGGAAGAGCGCAAGAATCAGCCTCATGCGACCCATCATGAACTTGTGACCTATACTTTCAAAACTCTCCTTGGACCCAACTTCATTGCCTCCATGACGACGATGATAGGCTTCCTCGCTTTGTTGACGGTGAAAGTGCCCTTGATCCGCGATTACGGAATCACGGCAGCTATTTCCATTATGACGGGCTGGGTTGTTACGACTTTATTATTATTTCCGATGTTGTACTTCTTGCCTGGACCAAAAGCTCGCCTGTGGGCTTGGAGTAAAGCGCGCTGGGGCCTTTATCTTTTCCGCCGCTCTGGCGTTTGGGCCTTTCTGATTATTTTAGTTTCTTCTGCTTTAGCCATTAAAGGACAAAGTCTTTCTTGGTCCGCTCGACTCTTTGATGATTTGCCGGCAAACCATCAAGTCCGTTTATCCACAGAGACTATCGATAAAGAACTCGGGGGCATGATTCCTATTGATGTCGAATTGAAAGGCTCTTCAGAAACTTGGAATGATCCGAAGTTATTGGCGCGTCTTGATCAGCTTCTTTCGGACATCCGCGCGATGAAAGGCGTGGGAAGTGTCGTCGGCCTTCCGGACCTCGTTGCGGCAGCAAACATCCATCACTCACGTCTGCCCGCCAGCCGTTCCTCCACGGCAGAAGTCTTCTTCTTATACTCCCTTTCTAGCAACAGCCCTTTAAAGAATTTTTTGAACACGGATTCATCTAACACGCGCATTTCCGTACGCACTCAAGATCTTCCGGGGAACGAATTGCATTCTCTCGTTTTAAATATCAAACAACTGACCGAACAAAAGTTTCCTGAGTTGAAAGTCGAAGTCACCGGCATGGGATCCACCATCCATCACTTGAATAACGAACTTTCGCATGAACTGATTTTCGGTTTCTGGCAGTCCATGGCGGCAATCTGTTTGCTGTTAATTTTTGTGTTCCGCTCTGTGCGCTGGGCTTTAGTGGCCTGCATCCCGAATCTGGTTCCACCTGCAGCTTTGCTGGGATTCTTGGCGCTTTCGCAAACCCCGATCAAGCCTAGTGTCGCGATTATCTTTTCCATCGCCCTGGGCTTGGCGTTTAACAACACGGTTTATCTTTTGGAACGCCTGCGCGCGATTCAGAAAAAATACCCCCGTTCTCGTGAACTTGAAATCGAAAAGACCCTGTGGAGAGAGGGAAACCCTTGCTTGATTTCCAGCATGACTTTACTCGCTGGATTCTCGGTTTTCATGGCGTCTTACTTTGCTATGAACCGCATCTTTGGTTTCTACATGCTCTTGTCAATGCTCGCTGGACTCGTGGGTGATTTGATTCTTTTGCCGACACTGTTGAAAAGTTGCCCATGGCTTCTAAACTCAGTACCGTGGAAAAAGGAGAAAATCATGGCTACAGCATCTGCGCTCTTTATGGCTTTTTTCATCTCGTTCTCACCGACTCCCACTTTCGCGCAACAGGCGGATAACGCGCCCACCGTTGAGCAGATTGGTGAACAGATGAGCCAACGTCTGCGCTCTAAAGACGAAGAGTTTCAAGTTTCGATGAAGATCATCGAAGCAGATGGTTCTAGCAAAGATCGTGAAATGCATATTTGGCGCCTAAGCCCCAGTAAAAAAGAGCATTACCTGATGGTGCGCATGCAGAAGCCACAAGATTTAAAAGGCACGGCTTTATTAGCCACGCTGAAAAATGACCAAGAAGAAAAGTGGATTTATCTGCCGTCCTCTAAACAGACTCGTCGCTTGACTGGCGAAAGCGGCCAAGGAGGTATTCTGGGTTCCGAGCTCAGCACCGAAGATTTTGACTTCAATCGCGAACAAGGTGCGAAGAATATTCTTAAAAAAACGGTCGAGGTGAAGGGAAAGAAATATTTCCTTATCGAGAGTGACGTGAATTCCACTTCAGCCAATTACTCTAAAATCATCAGCTTCGTCCAAGCCGATGAATATCTGCCCATGAAGTCTGAGTGTTATGATAAGCAAGGAAAGCTTTTGAAAGTGCTCGACGTTGTTGGCTATAAGAAAGTGTCTCCGACGAAGTGGCGCGCTTCAAAGATCAAGATCCGCAACATGCAAAACAAGCGCGGAACAGAAATCACTCTTTCTGGGGTCAAACTGGATCAGGGATTAAAGACTTCGCGCTTTACGCCTAAAGCGCTTTCTGAGAACTAA